Genomic DNA from Nonomuraea rubra:
GGGCGGGTAGGCGGAGAAGTCCACGACGACGTCGTACCGTTCGCCGGGGGCCATCGTGATCGTGTCGTGCGTGACGGGCGCGGCCAGCAGGCCCGAGTCGCTGCCGATCTGCGTGAACCGGCCGCCCGGGGAGAGCCGGAGCCGGTACCTGCGGGCGTTGGAGGCGTTCACCAGGCGCAGCCGGTGCCGCGTGGCCGTCACCTCGGCCACCGGCCAGGGCGCGCCGTTGACCAGGATCACGTCACCCTCGACGCCCTCCATGAAGTCGGCGTCGAGCCGGTGCGTGCCGTCGGCCAGCCCGTACGAGCCGTCGCTGTGCCCGCCACCGTGCCCCCCGCCGTGCCCCCCGCCGTGCCCACCGCCGTGCCCGCCCGCGTGGTGGGCGGTGTGCGGGTAACGGAAGGAGCCGTCCTCCTCGAACGCGCGGTCGCAGATCATCAGCGGCAGCTCCCGCTCGCCCCTGGGCAGCGGCAGCGCGTCCTCCTCCTCGTCCCTGACCAGCACCATCCCGGCGAGCCCGCGCCACACCTGCGGCGCGGTGAAGTCCATCCGGTGGTCGTGGTACCAGAGCGTCGCGGCCCGCTGCTCCACCGGGTACCGGTAGTCCTTGACGACCTGGTGGCGCACCTCGCCCGGATGGGCGTGCGCGGAGGAGTGGCCGGCGGGCACGACGAGGTCGGTCGGGTAGCCGTCCGACTCGGGCGGGGTGACGCCGCCGTGCAGGTGGGTGGAGGTGGGCACGGGCAGCTCGTTGCGCACGCGGATCACGGCGGGGGTGCCGCGCCGCAGCTCGAACGTGGGCCCGGGAAAGGTGCCGCCGTACCCCCACACCTCGGTACGCAGCCCGGGCAGGATCTCGACGGCCGCCACCCGCTGCGTCACCTCGTACCGGCCTGGACTCACGGGCCGGGCCACCTCGGGGATCGGCAGCGGCACGGTGAACGGCTCGGGCAGCCGCGCCCCGCTCGCCAGCGACTCGCCCGCGCTCTCGAGCCCGCCACCGCACCCGGCCACGGCCAGCCCGGCGCCGCCCAGCAGCCCGAGGAACGCCCGCCTGGAAACCCTCGCGCTCATGCCGCCCCCTCGCGGCGGAAGGCCAGCCACGTCCAGGCCGTGAAGACGGCCGACAGGCCGAAGATCGCCATCCCGAGCGGGAAGTGCCCCGCGATGGCCCGGTACTGCCCCAGCACCACCTGCACCGTCTCCAGCGCCACCAGCCCCAGGCTGGCCAGCGCGGGCCACGACGCTCCCCTGCCGGGCCGCCACAGCAGGACGGCCGCCAGGAGCTGCAGGTAGAGCACGCTGTGGGTGACGCCGCCGTTGTTGCGGTGCCAGGTCAGCAGGTCGACGTCGCCGGTGACGAACAGCCCGGCCAGGGCGGCCTGCGCGAGCACGCCCGCCAGGTGCGCCGTCGCCGTCACGCGCAACGACCAGACGATCCAGCCGCGCGGCACCGGTGTGGAGTTCGAGGAGGTCATGCCGGACATGCTGCTTCCGCGGGCCACCCGGCCACATCCCGCGCCGGACGGCACCCCGCCGTACTCCCGGGGTCGTACGCGGCCCGCTCGCAGCCGGAAACGTACGCCCCGGGGATGACGCCCTCCCGAAGGACGATCGCTAACTTATGGCCATGAACAGCCGCAGAACGGACGCGCTCGTCGCGCTGGGCAGCCTGGTGGCGATCGTGCCGGCCACGTACGCGAACCTGTCGTGGACGGGCCCCTACGAGCGGCCGCTCGACCCCGCCGGGCTGACCCTGATCACGATCGCGGCCCTGTCGCTGGCCTTCCGGCGCACCGCCCCGCTGGCCGCCGGGATCGCCGCGGCGGCCTGCGCCGTCGTGTACTACGCCGCCCACTACCCGGGCGTGTTCGCCGCCGCGCCGGCGCTGGCCGCGATCTACACCCTGGCCGTGCTGGGCCGGCGCGCGGACGCGATCTGGCTGGCGATCGGGCTGGCCGTGCCGGTGTACGGGCTGATGGCGCTGTCGTCCGACGACCCGGCGGCGGGCAACTGGATGATGCTGCTGAGCGGCTGGCTGGTGGCCATGGTGGTGGTCGGCGAGGTGACCAGGAGCCGGCGCGCGTACGTGCAGGCGGTGGAGCAGCGGGCCCGGGAGGCCGAGCGCACCCGGGAGGAGGCCGCGCTGCGGCGGGCCGGCGAGGAGCGGCTGTGGATCGCCCAGGAGCTGCACGACTCGCTCACCCACAGCATCTCCGTGGTCAACGTGCAGGCGGCGCTGGCCATGGAGCTGCTGGACAGGAAGCCCGAGCGGGTCAGGGAGGCGCTGGCCGCGATCAAGGAGTCGGGGCACGAGGCGATGAACGAGCTGCGCGCCACGCTGGGCGTGCTGCGGCAGGGCGAGCCCGAGGGGGCCGAGGCGGGGCTGTCCGGGCTGCCGCGCCTGGTGTCGAGGGCGGAGGGGGCGGGGCTGCGGGTGGCGCACACCGTCTCGGGCGACCCGTACGCGCTGCCGCCGGACGTGGACAGGGCCGCGTACCGGATCGCCCAGGAGGCG
This window encodes:
- a CDS encoding multicopper oxidase family protein codes for the protein MSARVSRRAFLGLLGGAGLAVAGCGGGLESAGESLASGARLPEPFTVPLPIPEVARPVSPGRYEVTQRVAAVEILPGLRTEVWGYGGTFPGPTFELRRGTPAVIRVRNELPVPTSTHLHGGVTPPESDGYPTDLVVPAGHSSAHAHPGEVRHQVVKDYRYPVEQRAATLWYHDHRMDFTAPQVWRGLAGMVLVRDEEEDALPLPRGERELPLMICDRAFEEDGSFRYPHTAHHAGGHGGGHGGGHGGGHGGGHSDGSYGLADGTHRLDADFMEGVEGDVILVNGAPWPVAEVTATRHRLRLVNASNARRYRLRLSPGGRFTQIGSDSGLLAAPVTHDTITMAPGERYDVVVDFSAYPPGTEITLLNTLAAGPAGNVMRFVVTRRAPDDTAVPATLSRPPRRPRAVTTRTFDFRRTDDSWTINGHRYRPGEPLARPRLGTAEIWRLTSDFHHPVHVHLAHFQVLARNGRQPAATDTGWKDTVDVRPYEVVDVLARFDGYRGRYMLHCHNLEHEDMAMMADFEVV
- a CDS encoding sensor histidine kinase; this translates as MNSRRTDALVALGSLVAIVPATYANLSWTGPYERPLDPAGLTLITIAALSLAFRRTAPLAAGIAAAACAVVYYAAHYPGVFAAAPALAAIYTLAVLGRRADAIWLAIGLAVPVYGLMALSSDDPAAGNWMMLLSGWLVAMVVVGEVTRSRRAYVQAVEQRAREAERTREEAALRRAGEERLWIAQELHDSLTHSISVVNVQAALAMELLDRKPERVREALAAIKESGHEAMNELRATLGVLRQGEPEGAEAGLSGLPRLVSRAEGAGLRVAHTVSGDPYALPPDVDRAAYRIAQEALTNVLRHAGTAAVTVAVEYDRSKVVLRVENDGEPGTPGPGMGLIGMRERAVAVGGSLTAGPGEHGGFAVRAELPAGAAA